In Caretta caretta isolate rCarCar2 chromosome 4, rCarCar1.hap1, whole genome shotgun sequence, one genomic interval encodes:
- the LOC142071802 gene encoding uncharacterized protein LOC142071802 — protein sequence MQSSSAQVTMMESQNRKRAPAWTEREVRDLIAVWGEESVLSELRSSFRNAKTFLKISQGMKDRGHNRDPKQCRVKLKELRQAYQKTREANSRSGSEPQTCRFYDELHAILGGSATTTPAVLFDSFNGDGGNTEVGFGDEEDDDEEVVDSSQQASGETGFPDSQELFLTLDLEPVPPEPTQGCLLDSAGGEGTSAACVSMITGSSPSQRLVKLRKKKKRTRDEMFSELMLSSHTDRAQTNAWRQIMSECRKAQNDREERWRAEESKWRAEESKWRAEDRAEAQRWRQRDERRQDSMLRLLQDQTSMLQCMVELQQRQLEHRLPLQPLCNQPPSSPSSIASTPRRPRTRWGGLRPTSHSTTEDCPKKRRLSFNKF from the exons atgcagagctcatcagcacaggtgaccatgatggagtcccagaatcgcaaaagagctccagcatggactgaacgggaggtacgggatctgatcgctgtttggggagaggaatccgtgctatcagaactccgttccagttttcgaaatgccaaaacctttctgaaaatctcccagggcatgaaggacagaggccataacagggacccgaagcagtgccgcgtgaaactgaaggagctgaggcaagcctaccagaaaaccagagaggcgaacagccgctctgggtcagagccccaaacatgccgcttctatgatgagctgcatgccattttagggggttcagccaccactaccccagccgtgttgtttgactccttcaatggagatggaggcaatacagaagtaggttttggggacgaagaagatgatgatgaggaggttgtagatagctcacagcaagcaagcggagaaaccggttttcccgacagccaggaactgtttctcaccctagacctggagccagtaccccccgaacccacccaaggctgcctcctggactcagcaggcggagaagggacctctg ctgcatgtgtttcaatgatcacaggatcttctccttcccagaggctagtgaagcttagaaagaagaaaaaacgcactcgcgatgaaatgttctccgagctcatgctgtcctcccacactgacagagcacagacgaatgcgtggaggcaaataatgtcagagtgcaggaaagcacaaaatgaccgggaggagaggtggagggctgaagagagtaagtggcgggctgaagagagtaagtggcgggctgaagacagggctgaagctcaaaggtggcggcagcgtgatgagaggaggcaggattcaatgctgaggctgctgcaggaccaaaccagtatgctccagtgtatggttgagctgcagcaaaggcagctggagcacagactgccactgcagcccctctgtaaccaaccgccctcctccccaagttccatagcctccacacccagacgcccaagaacgcggtgggggggcctccggccaaccagccactccaccacagaggattgcccaaaaaaaagaaggctgtcattcaataaattttaa